The genomic interval AaacttaattgtttttttttttttaattttaaaaacatttttttgcaaaaataaaaaaattgggtGTTTTTAAAAACCaacgatttttcaaaactaGGATTTGTTAGTGATTATCCAGTCTAACTCGGTTCAACCCagttttcaaatttttctatgatttttattgaccaatgattttttatattgaccGAATCAAACATAAATCTACTTTCCAATTGAATCTGTTGAAACGAACATCCTTAAAGAATAGAAATTAAGGAGGTTGTTCGAATGGGAAGAAGAGTTAGTTGGAGAGTGTTGACTAACATTGTTTTGCATGATAGCTTATATGATATTTGGCTTTGGTCCAAAGATCATAATAATGAGTAGGGTGATCGTCTGATAGAGGTCTACCAGACGTTTTTGTCGAATGGTGAAAGTGAAACTaataaattgtataaaattattGTCTCTTTTTGCATAGAGGTTCTTTCACAATTGCTTACCAACAAATGACAATTTATTAAAGTGAAGATCTCTAGATGCAATCTCAAAGTTTTGTGTGGAAGGTTGCAGGATGGATGaagatgcacaatatttgttctCGATTCTCTTACGAAGTGATTGGATATCCAATGTGCTCTTCTGAATATTGCTTTGGATAATCCTATTTAGTTTAGCGGGTTAGGAATGGGACGAAGGATTGTTATCAAGTCTTGAATCTTATTTGGTTAACTTCgatttaattaatatgaaaaatgaggaatcaaaatatttttcatataaatttttaacGTTGATCAAGTcttgaataatattaaattagtttCGTGGTGTTGactcaaatttaaaaagaaaatttatattatgattATCTTCGACGTTATTTATATTGGAACATTTAGAAATTGTCTCCATTGTATTGAAGCATCTTTTGTTATTGGTGAGTGTGTGGTGTTTgtaaattttatgtattttatattttttggtacACCTTGTGTTTAGATTCTTTTTCTATTAGAATTTATTTGGTctcttaaaaaaatcatttattttataaaagcataatcacattaatttttaaaactaataaaaaagttattgagGCCAATTCACCTTcaattaaagaataaataaaaaataaaaaattgcttCCAATATAAATATGAGAAACTATTTATATTCGAATAAACGAAAAAAGTTATCACAATGCTAATAACACCGAATACTAtgtacaaatttaaaaattgagaaattattttaggagaaaaaatgaagtttaaacagaatatatatatattgcactaaaaaagttaattagaCATTTAtattgaactaaaaaaaaaatagacgtTTATATTCCcacaaaataatagaaaaagatgaaaagtgTTTGTATCTTAAACTTAATTAGGTACATTATTATATAGAATAAGAAAGGATAAGAAGTTTTCTTATAGAGGCCAATACACAAAATTTACATATGGTTGACCAAAGTTAGCACAATACTTACATAAGATTAATCTAAGCTTATAATACAtagtaaaataaatgaatagatatttatattaaaatgattttgCTTTAAATTGTActtaaatttttgaaagaaaaaagtgtaaaatagagttttttaaaagaaaaagtataaaataaagagaataaatataaatattttactgtAGATaatctcataaaaataaattatctttattatatttaaaatacaaaagttATCTACTCAATTATaaaatacttataattgttttgatcaaaaagtaaaatactattatttgaaattcaaagattaagtgtttttttattaacaaaaaatagttCGTTCTCggaaaggagaaaaaaaaggaaagggAATAGAAAGTTTGttgaattttcttttatgaaacaaaaattatagaATTAAGTTTCTTGAGATATTAATGGGACGTGCACAGGTCACCTCAGATTGCATTTTGCATATTGGAACAAGGAAACAGTAATAATTGATTTAAGTTCCGAGGACAACTATTAATATActtcaaaagaaaaagaggacaactattaattaattagtcattaataaattatgtagGAATGTGAACACTCACTCGCCCATTCATATTCTTATCTAAAAGCTCAAGACTATGCTCAAATATTTTCCTCCGTTAAcatgttttttctttaatataagagaaaaatgaatataaattaattttacattaaaaagaaagaataatAGTTGTTGAGAGTAAAATTTTACACCGCTGATAATATATAATCATTAAactttaatatatgttaaaggtgtattatctttatttattttatgaccctgtttaataaaaattaattaataattgataatttatagtttttaagtTAATTGAAGAATTTAATAAAGTGAATGAtgtaatttgtttaaaaatataaaataatataaaaatatttttaattaaaaataaaatttagattaattattgctaaaagtatttttaaattaataatttaaaatttattaatctgatatatatattttatttttattttatttatacacgCCACTAATGTAAATAatgttataatataatatttgctAGATCATTAACAAAGTATGAATTTTatcttaattacttttaaaattatacatataaataattatataatatgttaatattgtaaatttttttatacttagagtttatgaaaattaaactctatttatttatttatttatctagtttatttatcttaaattataatagataagttatttactttaaatataaaaatgtaaattatatatacataatttaaaattataataaataagttatttattaataatatatatattttttacttttttaactagtttatttattttgaattataataaataaattcttttaaattattacttgAACGTATTGtttattaaaactattttaaattatgtaaattatttataaatagattatttatttaaatttgtttaaattgtaataaataaattataaaggttAAGAATGATTTCAGTTgcaatagtaataataaaattgactccaaaaaatataagttataaattcaaaaattacttGAGCgagttagtaaaaaaaaaaaactaagaaataaactataaatttataaatgaatacTGTTATCAAATAAGTCTTATAACTAGCTTATGGCtctctttaataaaattagttgATAATTGTTGTTAGTGGTTCAATTAATTTGAagatataaaatgacataaaagtatattatttattaaaataaattttatcaattaatactttaattattttaaaaataataatttaaaatttatttttatattaatttacatggtatattatttatttatttatctattttatttattttaaattaaaataaataatatatatataaatcaaataatatgcagttgtttttttaattaattaaatgtaaacCAATTTTACCTAGATAATTATGTTTTGGTTTAAGAGGTATAATTGAAAATCACGTTTACATATTAGCcatatttatcatatttgtcGGTCTTTGCTAACTCTTGAAAACCCCTTTAATAATATCATCATGCTTTTTGCtttgtgtcattcaatgaaTTGAATCTCTCACTCGCTCATTATCTTCCATCTTCGCCACTAAACAATTCCAAATGCTTTATCATTCCACCATTCACAAggtatattcaattattatcacttgtttttcaattaaaaattgcTTCAATCTGAATTCCACGGGAAAATAAGATTTTTCATTATGGGTTGgcttaaattattgttttttatttatttatttcactaTTTCCTTTTtcccccattttttttttaattcttgctTTGACTTGTTTTATATAGTTTAAGAAATGATTAGTAAGAATAGATGGAGTTTAGTTTATGAATATTCTTTTTCCTTCCAAATATTGATGCGACTTTTTGacccttttttttaattttcctttGTAGTGATTTGTGGAGAAGGTTAGGTTTATTGGCTGATTTTGTGTGATTTGGTGAAGTTTTGGAGTGTTTGGTGAAGTAGATTGGGTGAATTGAATTGGATAATTTGCTTGTTtgtagtttggtttgatataaAGTGAGTTGAAATGAGTGTGGTGGGGTTTGACATTGGTAATGAGAACTGTGTCATTGCTGTGGCAAAGCACCGTGGGATTGATGTTCTGTTGAATGATGAATCAAAGCGGGAAACCCCGGCTGTTGTTTGCTTTGGCGAGAAGCAGCGGTTTTTGGGTTCTTCTGGAGCTGCTTCCGCTATGATGCATCCTAAGTCCACGATATCTCAAGTAAAGAGATTGATAGGTCGGAGATTTCAAGATCCTGATATGGAAAGGGATCTGAAAATGCTCCCTCTTGAAACTTCTGAAGGCCCGGATGGTGGCATTTTGATTCATTTGAAATACTTGGAGGGGACTCATACGTTTACCCCGGTTCAAATAATGTCCATGCTCTTTGCTCACTTGAAAACTATGACAGAGAAAGATTTGGAGACATCCATCTCGGATTGTGTTATTGGTATTCCATCATACTTCACTGACTTGCAGAGACGGGCATATCTTGATGCAGCGAAAATTGCAGGGTTGAAGCCTTTGAGATTGATACATGATTGTACTGCAACTGCCCTTAGTTATGGAAtctacaaaacaaattttcaaagTTCAGGTTCAACTAATGTTGTGTTTATTGACATTGGTCATTGCGATACTCAGGTCTGCGTTGCAACATTCGAGTTAGGGCAAATGAAGATACTTTCACATACTTTTGACAGGAGCTTAGGAGGGAGGGACTTTGACGAGGTTCTATTTACTCATTTTGCCGAAAAATTCAAGGAACAGTACAGCATCGATGTGTATTCTAATGCCAAGGCATGCATTAGGCTGCGTGCGGCGTGTgagaaaatgaagaaagttTTGAGTGCAAATCTTGAGGCACCGTTAACTATTGAGTGTTTGATGGATGAGAAAGATGTTAAGGGATTTATCACAAGGGAAGAATTTGAGAAGCTGGCATCAGGACTATTGGAGAGAATTTCTATACCTTGCACTAAAGCATTATATGATGCAGGTTTGACTGCAGATAAGATTTCTTCTGTAGAGCTAGTTGGTTCAGGTTCTAGGATTCCAGCAATAAGTACATTATTATCTTCACTGTTTGCGAGAGAACCGAGCCGGAAGCTGAATGCAAGTGAGTGTGTAGCTCGTGGTTGTGCTCTACAGTGCGCAATGCTCAGTCCTACATACCGTGTGAGAGACTATGAGGTTTGTGTATTTTTTAAGTCTATTCTTATTCTCTGTTTATGCTATATATTGCAGATTAGAATTGGGTTTCAAGATTCTTATAAATGTAATCATTGTCAAATAACCAAATTGTTGTCTAGGACCGTGTTTGGTAAAAAGTAGTGGATGATGGATAAACTAGCTGATAGTGGATATCGAATAAACTAGCTGATAGTTGATAACGGATAAGTTATCTGATTGAATTTAAAGTGTTTGGTAAAATTAGCAGTAGAACTAGTTGATAAATATCAAGTGAcagaattatatttttacgtaatatttaaaattttcaattaagcTAATGAGGGtaaaattatgaagaaaaaaaaatgctacGCTATAATATTAAACATTACTTGAAGTAGCATTTCAAAAAAGTTATAAGTTCGTGAAAAAACGTTGTAAGCTCGCTGCTCGTGAGAGAAAACCGTTACGAAACAACTCTACTTTGATCATACAGACTTATACATTATAAAATATCCGCTATAATCTAGTGGTTTGGCCTTACCAGACACAGCCTAGGTTTATCCTTAAAAGGTTTATTTTCAGTCTTTAAATTATCTTGCATTGCTATTACTCTTTTGGTGATGTAAAATGGAATTTTGTTATTTCGATTTCTGATTGATGTTGCCCCTCTTTTTGTTATATTGTTCTCATCAAAATCAATGCAATTTATCATGTTTCTTCAGGTCCAGGATATCATTCCtttttcatatggacttttatCAGATGAAGGTCCAATTTGTGCAGGATCAGATGGTGTAATTTTTCCCAAAGGCCAATTTATTCCAAGTACTACAGTCCTACAACTCCGGCGAACTAATTTGTTCCATTTGGAAGCTGTCTATGCAAATTCAGATGAACTGCCACCTGGAACATTTCCCAAAATTAGTTGCTTCACGGTATGCACATTTTAGAGCATTTGGCTACTATGAAATAGTTATAATTTACTTGTGCGCATAttctatatgttttttttatatttctcctTCCCCCTTCCCCGTCAGTCATCGTCCCTGCTCTCCTCTCTTGGTTCTCTGTGGgatattttattatgtaaatcTATGTGAgctttttttcctttatttttctttttgttcacTTTTTCATATATAGTAATGTTTAAATTCACCGAAAAGTGTTTTTAGAATTATAAGATATA from Cicer arietinum cultivar CDC Frontier isolate Library 1 chromosome 5, Cicar.CDCFrontier_v2.0, whole genome shotgun sequence carries:
- the LOC101508236 gene encoding heat shock 70 kDa protein 16; this translates as MSVVGFDIGNENCVIAVAKHRGIDVLLNDESKRETPAVVCFGEKQRFLGSSGAASAMMHPKSTISQVKRLIGRRFQDPDMERDLKMLPLETSEGPDGGILIHLKYLEGTHTFTPVQIMSMLFAHLKTMTEKDLETSISDCVIGIPSYFTDLQRRAYLDAAKIAGLKPLRLIHDCTATALSYGIYKTNFQSSGSTNVVFIDIGHCDTQVCVATFELGQMKILSHTFDRSLGGRDFDEVLFTHFAEKFKEQYSIDVYSNAKACIRLRAACEKMKKVLSANLEAPLTIECLMDEKDVKGFITREEFEKLASGLLERISIPCTKALYDAGLTADKISSVELVGSGSRIPAISTLLSSLFAREPSRKLNASECVARGCALQCAMLSPTYRVRDYEVQDIIPFSYGLLSDEGPICAGSDGVIFPKGQFIPSTTVLQLRRTNLFHLEAVYANSDELPPGTFPKISCFTIGPLLGSHGSKTRVKVRLHLNLHGIFSIESATLIKDHADDSEFDAMDIDPVSETSDNTNFVANGAEDSTNKHDSPRSSADNSRKDKANRRIPIQVNENIYGGMKTAEISEAHKKELQLAQQDRTVELTKEKKNTLESYVYDTRSKLFNTYRSFASDQERDGISRSLQETEDWLYEDGDDETEHAYSSKLEDLKKLVDPIENRYKDEEERAQAISNLSKFILEVRTSANSLSPQDKELVIHECDKIEHWLTEKVQQQDSFPKNIDPIIWSSDVNSKTEELNLTCKRILAKTSLTSEDNDKDKMDTSNHHL